A genomic window from Chitinophaga pollutisoli includes:
- a CDS encoding DUF1338 domain-containing protein: MTTLETVLNGLMSRYQERVPDVGAIIKAMIREGIIAKAADIENDHIAFRTLGVPHLGIQSLEKIFLHYGYRKMDYYKFAEKKLDAYWYAPPSDNFPRIFISELRVKDLSPAAQQIIHSYTDEVTSDPVDALNLDDAAAVDHFLHSGLWRTPTYADFRQLAAESEYAGWVIYNRYYLNHFTVSVHNLPAGYNTVADFNSFLEKEGFRLNDSGGKIKTSPDSALLQSSTVARMIEAEFAGGEKHEIAGSYVEFAERRVLPQFAHLAPADIRREHRCEGFEANNADKIFESTYSTQTGKQG; the protein is encoded by the coding sequence ATGACAACACTGGAAACAGTATTGAACGGACTGATGAGCCGTTACCAGGAGCGCGTCCCGGACGTGGGCGCCATCATCAAAGCCATGATCCGCGAAGGCATCATCGCCAAAGCCGCCGACATTGAAAACGATCACATCGCTTTCCGGACCCTCGGCGTGCCCCACCTCGGTATCCAGTCGCTCGAGAAGATTTTCCTTCATTACGGCTACCGTAAAATGGATTATTACAAATTCGCGGAAAAGAAACTCGACGCTTACTGGTACGCGCCGCCATCAGACAACTTCCCGCGGATCTTCATTTCCGAGCTTCGCGTGAAGGACCTGTCCCCTGCCGCGCAACAGATTATCCATAGTTATACCGACGAGGTTACATCCGACCCGGTAGATGCCCTCAACCTCGACGATGCCGCTGCCGTAGACCATTTCCTGCACAGCGGGTTATGGCGTACGCCAACCTATGCCGATTTCCGGCAACTTGCGGCGGAAAGCGAGTATGCGGGATGGGTGATTTACAATCGATACTACCTCAATCACTTCACTGTAAGCGTACATAATTTACCCGCAGGATATAACACCGTAGCGGATTTCAATAGTTTTCTGGAGAAGGAAGGCTTCCGGCTCAACGATTCCGGTGGTAAAATAAAGACCAGTCCGGACAGTGCGTTGCTGCAAAGCAGTACTGTGGCGCGGATGATCGAAGCGGAGTTCGCGGGTGGTGAAAAACACGAGATCGCCGGGTCGTACGTGGAGTTTGCGGAAAGAAGGGTGCTGCCGCAGTTTGCGCACCTGGCTCCCGCCGATATCCGCAGGGAACACCGGTGCGAAGGTTTTGAAGCGAACAATGCGGACAAAATCTTCGAAAGCACCTACTCGACGCAAACGGGCAAACAAGGTTAG
- a CDS encoding aldehyde dehydrogenase family protein — protein sequence MEQILQQFGIAGTNSGVSTGSNILKAGGSEIVSFSPVDGREIAKVTAASRDNYEEVVKTAQSAFEAWRLWPAPRRGEVVRQLGEALRADKEALGRLVSYEMGKSLQEGYGEVQEMIDICDFAVGLSRQLHGLTMHSERPGHRMYEQWHPLGIVGIISAFNFPVAVWSWNSMLAWVCGDVCIWKPSEKTPLTALACQHIAAKVFAANGVPEGVSCLVTGDRAVGEWMSADGRVPLVSATGSTRMGKAVGAAVGARLGRALLELGGNNAIIISKDADLDMSLIGCVFGAVGTAGQRCTSTRRLIIHDSVYDAFKAKLVSAYKQLRIGDPLDEQNHVGPLIDKDAVQAYLKAIEACKQEGGTFAVEGGVLEGTGYESGCYVKPAIAEVKNDFKIVQHETFAPILYLIRYSDLDEAIALQNGVPQGLSSAIMTLNLREAEQFLSQAGSDCGIANVNIGTSGAEIGGAFGGEKETGGGRESGSDAWRAYMRRQTNTINYSTKLPLAQGIKFDL from the coding sequence ATGGAGCAGATTCTGCAACAATTCGGCATTGCCGGTACTAACAGCGGCGTTTCCACCGGTAGCAACATATTGAAAGCCGGCGGGTCCGAAATCGTGTCCTTTTCGCCGGTCGACGGCCGTGAAATCGCCAAAGTGACGGCTGCTTCACGGGATAATTACGAGGAAGTGGTTAAAACGGCCCAATCTGCCTTTGAGGCCTGGCGTTTATGGCCGGCGCCCCGGCGCGGCGAGGTAGTCCGCCAGCTGGGCGAAGCCCTTCGCGCCGACAAGGAAGCCCTCGGCCGCCTTGTTTCCTATGAAATGGGCAAGAGCCTCCAGGAAGGGTACGGGGAGGTACAGGAGATGATCGATATCTGCGACTTCGCGGTTGGCCTGAGCCGCCAGTTGCACGGCCTCACCATGCATTCGGAGCGCCCCGGCCACCGGATGTACGAACAATGGCATCCCCTCGGCATCGTAGGCATTATTTCCGCTTTTAATTTCCCGGTGGCGGTTTGGAGCTGGAACTCCATGCTAGCCTGGGTTTGCGGCGACGTTTGCATCTGGAAACCATCCGAAAAAACGCCGCTGACCGCCCTGGCCTGCCAGCATATCGCCGCCAAAGTATTTGCCGCGAACGGCGTCCCCGAAGGCGTTTCCTGCCTCGTAACGGGCGACCGCGCCGTGGGTGAATGGATGTCGGCCGACGGGCGCGTGCCGCTCGTTTCCGCTACCGGTTCCACCCGCATGGGCAAGGCCGTGGGCGCTGCCGTGGGCGCCAGGCTCGGGCGGGCGTTGCTCGAACTGGGCGGCAACAACGCCATCATCATTTCTAAAGACGCAGACCTCGATATGTCGCTCATCGGCTGCGTATTCGGCGCCGTGGGCACGGCGGGCCAGCGTTGCACCTCCACGCGCAGGCTCATCATCCACGACAGCGTGTACGACGCCTTCAAAGCCAAACTCGTGAGCGCATACAAACAACTGCGTATCGGTGATCCGCTGGACGAGCAAAACCACGTGGGCCCACTGATCGATAAAGACGCCGTACAGGCTTACCTGAAAGCCATTGAGGCTTGTAAACAGGAAGGCGGCACCTTCGCCGTGGAAGGTGGGGTGCTGGAAGGCACGGGCTACGAATCGGGCTGCTACGTGAAACCCGCCATCGCGGAAGTGAAGAATGACTTCAAGATCGTACAGCACGAAACCTTCGCCCCTATCCTTTACCTGATCCGCTATTCCGATCTGGATGAAGCGATCGCGCTGCAGAACGGGGTACCTCAGGGCTTGTCGTCCGCCATCATGACGCTGAACCTCCGGGAAGCCGAGCAATTCCTTTCGCAGGCGGGTTCCGACTGCGGGATCGCCAATGTCAACATCGGTACGAGCGGCGCGGAAATCGGCGGCGCTTTCGGTGGCGAAAAAGAAACAGGCGGCGGCCGCGAAAGCGGATCCGATGCCTGGAGGGCTTATATGCGCCGGCAAACCAATACCATCAACTACAGCACCAAATTACCGTTGGCGCAGGGCATTAAATTCGACCTGTAA
- a CDS encoding DUF6691 family protein produces the protein MKNAKFLIAGMLFGIILVKAEVISWFRIQEMFRLESFHMYGVIGSAIVTAMLGVMLIKKMGWRSMNGEEIVIRKKPFHLGNIFGGLIFGLGWAITGACPGPLFAQIGSGFTVVIVTLFSAIAGTWVYGLVKDRLPH, from the coding sequence ATGAAAAACGCGAAATTCCTCATCGCCGGGATGCTTTTCGGCATTATCCTCGTAAAGGCGGAAGTGATTTCCTGGTTCCGTATCCAGGAAATGTTCCGGCTCGAATCCTTTCACATGTATGGCGTCATCGGCAGTGCCATCGTTACCGCGATGCTGGGCGTAATGCTCATCAAAAAGATGGGCTGGCGCAGCATGAACGGGGAGGAGATCGTGATCCGGAAGAAGCCTTTCCACCTCGGCAACATCTTCGGCGGACTGATCTTCGGGCTGGGATGGGCCATTACCGGCGCCTGTCCGGGACCGCTTTTCGCGCAGATCGGCAGTGGGTTTACCGTCGTGATCGTCACCTTGTTCAGCGCCATCGCGGGTACCTGGGTGTACGGTTTGGTGAAAGACCGGCTTCCGCACTAA
- a CDS encoding S8 family peptidase, with amino-acid sequence MKSICRALAIGASVAMLITTQGYGQAKPSVPKNWQLLSYEADSVYGIGVEKAYRELLKGKTGKTVIVAVIDSGVDTTHEDLRSILWRNPNEIPGNNIDDDGNGYVDDIYGWNFLGAKDGSSVKEDSDEATREFYRYKRLYGDPDSALQPGTKEYAYWARLKDRSQKPSTQAKTDYKMMLKVQENLLKCESVLSEYLKTNNFTKEQLDTLRNGDSDVMFARGFALRLLSSTGEEGMTYQALKNDLGEYIKELKKKAEVTGTEPVDKRTTIVGDNINDINDRYYGNNDVQGQFAFHGTHVSGIIGAVRNNDAGMDGVADNVRIMTVKVVPEGDERDKDVALGIRYAVDNGAQIINMSFGKGFSPQKQWVDDAIRYAQEKGVLLVHAAGNDGANNDETENYPKDTFEDGKEADNMITVGASSNGRVGSKIAGFSNYGKKEVDVFAPGVQIYSTVPGGDKYGSASGTSMASPVVAGLAAMILSYYPDLSARQLKQIIEKSATPLPDGQKVNKPGAKDEEIDFSELSKSGGMVNAYEALKLAAKTKGENVKKNKGKVNLKKD; translated from the coding sequence ATGAAAAGCATCTGCAGAGCCCTGGCCATTGGAGCAAGTGTAGCCATGTTGATTACCACCCAAGGATACGGACAAGCCAAACCCTCCGTTCCCAAAAACTGGCAGTTGCTGAGTTATGAGGCCGACAGCGTTTACGGCATCGGCGTGGAAAAAGCATACCGCGAACTGCTCAAGGGCAAAACCGGCAAAACAGTGATCGTAGCCGTTATCGATTCCGGCGTAGACACCACCCACGAAGACCTCCGCTCCATCCTCTGGCGCAACCCCAACGAAATTCCCGGTAACAACATCGACGACGACGGCAATGGTTATGTCGACGATATCTATGGCTGGAACTTCCTCGGTGCCAAGGACGGCTCTTCCGTGAAGGAAGATTCAGACGAGGCTACCCGTGAATTTTACCGCTATAAACGCCTGTACGGCGACCCGGATTCCGCGCTGCAGCCAGGCACTAAGGAATATGCTTACTGGGCGCGGCTGAAAGACCGCAGCCAGAAGCCTTCCACCCAGGCTAAAACCGACTATAAAATGATGCTCAAAGTGCAGGAAAACCTCCTGAAATGCGAGAGCGTCCTCAGCGAATATCTTAAAACAAACAATTTCACGAAAGAACAGCTCGATACCCTTCGCAACGGGGATTCCGACGTGATGTTCGCCCGCGGTTTCGCCCTGCGCCTGCTCAGCAGCACCGGTGAAGAAGGAATGACTTACCAGGCCCTTAAAAACGATCTGGGAGAATACATTAAGGAACTTAAAAAGAAAGCGGAAGTAACCGGCACCGAACCCGTTGACAAACGTACCACTATCGTTGGCGATAACATCAACGACATCAACGATCGTTATTACGGAAACAACGACGTTCAGGGACAGTTCGCTTTCCACGGTACGCACGTTTCCGGTATCATCGGCGCAGTGCGCAACAACGATGCGGGGATGGACGGTGTCGCGGATAACGTACGCATCATGACTGTGAAAGTGGTGCCCGAAGGTGACGAACGTGATAAAGATGTGGCGCTCGGTATCCGTTATGCTGTAGACAACGGCGCGCAGATCATCAACATGAGCTTCGGTAAAGGCTTCTCTCCCCAGAAACAATGGGTAGACGATGCGATCCGTTACGCGCAGGAAAAAGGTGTTCTGCTTGTACATGCAGCGGGCAATGATGGCGCCAACAACGACGAAACCGAAAACTACCCGAAAGATACTTTCGAGGATGGAAAGGAAGCCGATAACATGATCACGGTAGGCGCATCCAGCAACGGGCGCGTCGGCAGCAAGATCGCCGGCTTCAGCAACTACGGCAAAAAGGAAGTGGACGTATTCGCTCCCGGTGTGCAGATTTACTCCACCGTTCCCGGCGGCGATAAATATGGCAGCGCCAGCGGTACTTCCATGGCATCGCCTGTGGTAGCCGGCCTTGCAGCCATGATCCTCTCCTACTACCCCGATCTCAGCGCCCGCCAGCTGAAGCAGATCATCGAAAAATCCGCCACGCCCCTGCCCGATGGGCAGAAGGTGAACAAACCAGGCGCTAAAGACGAGGAGATCGATTTCTCCGAGCTTTCCAAATCCGGCGGCATGGTGAACGCATACGAAGCCCTCAAGCTCGCTGCCAAAACCAAAGGCGAAAACGTAAAAAAGAACAAGGGTAAGGTGAATCTCAAGAAAGACTAA
- a CDS encoding YeeE/YedE thiosulfate transporter family protein, whose product MNFLKSPWPWYIAGPLIGLSVPLLMLIGNKALGISSSLRHICAACLPGKIPFFQYDWKKESWNLWFVGGITLGALLVLLFLNNGEPVDLNPATIAALRKNGVQEFDELLPGDIFHWGNAFSGTGLLFFVAGGFLVGFGTRYAGGCTSGHSIYGIATLQWPSLVATLCFMTGGFAMSNLILPPLMRWLLL is encoded by the coding sequence ATGAACTTTTTAAAGTCTCCCTGGCCCTGGTATATCGCCGGACCACTGATCGGTTTGTCTGTCCCGTTGCTGATGCTGATCGGCAATAAGGCGCTGGGCATCTCGTCGTCGCTCCGGCATATTTGTGCGGCCTGTCTTCCCGGCAAAATTCCGTTTTTTCAGTATGACTGGAAAAAAGAAAGCTGGAATCTTTGGTTCGTGGGTGGCATCACCCTGGGTGCGCTGCTCGTGCTGTTGTTTTTGAACAACGGCGAACCGGTGGACCTGAATCCTGCTACCATCGCCGCCTTGCGGAAGAACGGGGTGCAGGAATTCGACGAACTGCTGCCTGGCGATATCTTTCACTGGGGCAACGCCTTCAGCGGTACGGGCCTCCTGTTTTTCGTAGCCGGCGGATTCCTGGTGGGTTTCGGAACGCGCTACGCGGGAGGTTGCACATCCGGCCATTCCATTTACGGCATAGCCACCTTGCAGTGGCCTTCGCTGGTGGCTACACTTTGCTTTATGACGGGCGGTTTCGCCATGTCGAACCTTATTTTACCACCTCTCATGCGCTGGCTGCTCTTATGA